From Pelmatolapia mariae isolate MD_Pm_ZW linkage group LG22, Pm_UMD_F_2, whole genome shotgun sequence, a single genomic window includes:
- the LOC134637865 gene encoding uncharacterized protein LOC134637865, giving the protein MATTASFAIYKRLRAQRIKMKYRRLVTQFQQGPQSEAQPQLEVNSVMQAATLAFRETIKLGPTHVCTVCHRTLFPNQVKHCKRSKYVKNTHIVDTCLTGKFVHVCDSECTANCTFPKQRMQEWICYNCDSHLQRGKISSIAVANNLALAPIPIELGQLNVLERQLIAKILPFAKIIALPKGQQRAVHGAVVCVPSDVETTVNCLPRPSNEAQLLQVQLKRHIRFKGYQHFYTVNMKNVLAGLSKLKEMHSEYKDVSIDDDATFADPTNNQIIETEHNTAHADIQDALPRNFDNQIVPERRTTEDTTAGILEPCHDVNELLEPEQSNGEPLQDTEKEKEELRPGLVLDTCMQPPDIAQDILSYGEGIFSIAPAQGNRPVGFFSIPKLEAMAFPVQFPTGQNTLDEARQVKLSPSMYFNTRLFSADTRFATDQSYLFFAQFVTETHMATNSMSIQLRKGKAITKDGRRICNRMLQNKDEVERLINNKDATRFMKPLRGTPAYWEKALKDLHAMVRQLGKPTFFLTFSAAEMRWPEVVEVIKTQQGEQVDFSQLDWNTKCEILRSNPVTVMRLFEKRVDALMTTLILSPAQPIGEVEDYFYRVEFQARGSPHIHLLVWVKDAPKFGSDLEDHVYKFIDKYITCKMPDQKADPELHKIVSEVQVHSRNHSRSCKKGNVSCRFGFPKLPVDHTMITFPSPDDDDDHNDKRHSTSKEKGTNEKQKQKNRRMALAKKQKEAKEKLQPLRDLLCDPSSSFEDLSELLHKCKLTYEQYLDCVFNLSNGHVILLKREPNDCWVNAYNADLLRAWNANMDIQYVIDDYSCLMYMMSYVSKPEFEMTQFLNGVIQEVKKSNVNERDEMKQIMQAYAKHREVSAQESVARTCSLPLKKCSRSVVFIQTDDDALKMSLPMSRLQSMAPDDENVWMSGLPEKYANRPRTPEFERMCLAEFASEYRILYSRQRESKNAILLLNNMGYIQKRTRGKPAIIRYPRFSEKKQPEKFYSRLLKLYFPHRSNDDLKNTEHATPEQFYKSGRKHGFAVRPIVTFNKKRYESHGKTMERALEQIEQQGPLINAWNTFAPEVEVDRLECVAQRQSRHDTDENEMDIVPDYQVSGSSSGAMPAIIAPKLSPDFVRKMYQSLNETQASIFYAVREWCFKLVWGHCPEQFFYFVSGGAGCGKSHVIKCIYEEATKILHQLPRFRDQADMSYPAVLLTAFTGTAAFNISGKTLHSLLKLPKSLKPPYQGLGNALDEVRASLSNAEILVIDEISMVSKDLFAYIHWRLQQIKGNKKPFGGMSILAVGDFYQLPPLGKAKPLCVYEDNVLDLWKDYFHMVNLTEIMRQKDDHSFAEVLNRIRVKQKTDSLEANDKALLTQAIHDIKDCPSNVLHIYATNKEVDKHNSATVTALHSDIINIQAEDYRKDPRTGEMVLLADMMKGNKRDLPDNIQTAPGVRVMIIRNLDVEDGVVNGTFGTITNIVTTTQDGPKTVNLIGLTLDNQNSGQKFRRKIQGSTDNLVYIEKCEESTSKKGVLRRQFPMKLAFACTAHKVQGMTMESAVVCLKRVFEPGMAYVALSRTTSLKGLYITDFDERKIYADPAITDALKNMRHASFENARPLLQFLKSVVPTVPTLTIIHHNAQGLPTHMEDMRCHHELSLADVLCITETHLSGSSVSPRFQLEQYNMATRNRHVSYTNHTDMAKVNGGGVAMYYKTVLIAESRKYLQNVTDLEFVVIKVESPVTALIATVYRPPNYSHMRFLPQMQYLLDSLEMMNCQPIIVCGDFNEDLMSTGKKPIQELFQSRGYAQLITAATTEKHTLIDHLYISQPYACLQSGVLNTYHSYHNPIYCVIH; this is encoded by the coding sequence ATGGCTACCACTGCATCTTTCGCCATTTATAAAAGGTTGCGTGCACAGAGAATAAAGATGAAATACAGACGACTAGTAACACAATTCCAGCAAGGTCCACAGTCTGAAGCACAGCCCCAGCTTGAAGTGAACAGTGTGATGCAAGCAGCCACATTAGCTTTCCGTGAAACAATTAAGTTAGGACCCACCCATGTCTGTACAGTGTGCCACAGAACTCTGTTTCCTAATCaagtaaaacactgcaaaagatcAAAGTATGTTAAAAATACTCACATTGTTGACACCTGCTTGACAGGAAAATTTGTCCATGTTTGTGATAGTGAATGTACAGCTAATTGTACCTTTCCAAAACAAAGAATGCAAGAGTGGATTTGCTACAACTGTGACAGCCACCTACAACGAGGAAAGATCTCTTCCATCGCAGTGGCAAACAATTTAGCACTAGCACCCATTCCAATTGAACTGGGTCAATTAAATGTACTAGAACGACAACTGATTGCTAAAATTCTCCCGTTTGCCAAAATCATTGCATTACCAAAAGGACAGCAAAGAGCCGTACATGGGGCTGTTGTTTGTGTACCGTCGGACGTGGAAACCACAGTAAACTGTCTTCCCAGACCTAGCAATGAAGCCCAGCTCCTGCAGGTACAACTGAAAAGACACATCAGATTCAAAGGATACCAACACTTCTACACTGTGAACATGAAGAATGTGTTAGCAGGCTTATCAAAGCTAAAAGAGATGCATTCAGAATACAAAGATGTGTCTATTGATGATGACGCAACTTTTGCTGATcccacaaataatcagataatCGAGACGGAACATAACACTGCTCATGCAGATATTCAAGATGCACTGCCCAGAAACTTCGACAACCAAATTGTACCAGAAAGAAGAACCACTGAGGATACAACAGCTGGAATACTTGAGCCATGTCATGATGTAAACGAACTATTGGAGCCTGAACAGTCAAATGGAGAGCCCTTACAAGATacggagaaagaaaaggaagaactTCGCCCTGGTCTTGTTCTAGACACCTGTATGCAACCACCAGATATAGCACAGGACATTTTATCATATGGTGAAGGAATATTTAGCATTGCACCCGCCCAAGGAAATAGACCTGTTGGCTTCTTCTCTATTCCTAAACTTGAAGCCATGGCCTTTCCTGTGCAGTTCCCAACTGGACAGAACACATTAGATGAAGCCAGACAAGTCAAATTGTCCCCAAGCATGTATTTTAATACACGGCTGTTCTCTGCAGATACACGCTTTGCAACTGACCAAAGCTACCTATTCTTTGCACAGTTtgtaacagaaacacacatggcTACAAACAGCATGTCCATCCAATTGCGCAAAGGTAAGGCAATCACAAAGGATGGCCGTAGAATTTGTAACAGAATGCTTCAAAATAAAGACGAAGTGGAGAGACTGATAAATAACAAAGATGCAACACGCTTCATGAAACCTCTGAGAGGTACTCCAGCCTATTGGGAAAAGGCACTGAAAGATCTGCATGCTATGGTCAGACAGTTAGGAAAGCCAACTTTTTTCCTGacattttcagctgctgaaaTGAGATGGCCTGAAGTTGTTGAGGTCATAAAAACTCAACAAGGTGAACAAGTGGATTTTTCACAACTTGACTGGAACACAAAGTGTGAAATTCTCCGAAGCAACCCTGTGACTGTGATGCGATTGTTTGAAAAAAGAGTCGATGCACTAATGACAACACTGATCCTGTCCCCGGCACAGCCCATCGGTGAAGTAGAAGAttacttttatcgagtggagtTTCAGGCCAGAGGTAGCCCTCATATCCATTTACTGGTTTGGGTCAAAGATGCACCTAAATTTGGAAGCGACCTTGAAGACCACGTGTACAAATTTATTGACAAGTACATAACATGTAAGATGCCTGACCAAAAAGCCGATCCTGAACTTCACAAAATTGTGTCTGAGGTTCAAGTCCACAGCAGAAATCACTCCAGATCCTGTAAAAAAGGTAATGTGTCATGTAGGTTTGGGTTCCCCAAACTACCCGTAGACCACACAATGATCACTTTCCCAAGCCCAGATGATGACGACGATCACAATGATAAGCGGCATAGCACAAGTAAGGAGAAAggcacaaatgaaaaacaaaagcaaaaaaacagacGAATGGCTCtcgcaaaaaaacagaaagaggccAAAGAAAAACTCCAGCCATTGAGAGATTTGCTCTGTGACCCAAGTTCCTCGTTTGAAGACTTGTCTGAGCTGCTTCACAAATGCAAATTAACTTATGAACAATACTTGGATTGTGTCTTCAATTTAAGCAATGGCCATGTCATCCTCTTAAAGCGTGAACCTAATGACTGCTGGGTGAATGCATACAATGCAGATCTGCTGAGGGCCTGGAATGCCAACATGGACATCCAATATGTCATTGATGACTACAGCTGCCTGATGTACATGATGTCTTACGTCTCTAAACCTGAATTTGAGATGACACAATTTCTTAATGGAGTCATCCAGGAGGTAAAAAAGTCCAATGTCAATGAAAGAGATGAAATGAAACAGATAATGCAGGCATATGCTAAACACAGAGAAGTCAGTGCCCAGGAATCCGTGGCAAGGACGTGCAGCCTGCCACTAAAAAAGTGTTCACGCAGTGTGGTGTTCATACAGACTGATGATGATGCCCTGAAAATGAGTCTCCCGATGAGCAGGTTGCAAAGCATGGCACCAGATGATGAAAATGTGTGGATGTCTGGATTGCcagaaaaatatgcaaacagACCCAGAACACCTGAGTTCGAAAGAATGTGTTTGGCTGAATTTGCTTCAGAGTACAGGATTCTCTACAGCCGTCAAAGAGAGTCAAAAAATGCCATCCTTCTTTTGAATAACATGGGCTATATTCAAAAGAGAACAAGAGGGAAACCTGCAATAATCAGATATCCTCGCTTCTCAGAAAAGAAACAACCAGAAAAGTTTTATAGCAGACTActaaaactttattttccacATCGATCAAATGATGAccttaaaaacacagaacacgCCACACCCGAACAGTTctacaaaagtggacgaaaacATGGTTTTGCAGTACGGCCAATTGTTACCTTTAACAAAAAGCGTTATGAAAGCCATGGCAAAACAATGGAAAGGGCACTGGAACAGATTGAGCAACAAGGCCCACTTATCAATGCATGGAACACCTTTGCACCTGAGGTTGAAGTCGATCGTTTAGAGTGTGTGGCCCAACGACAATCCAGACATGACACTGACGAAAATGAAATGGACATTGTTCCAGACTACCAAGTCAGTGGTAGCAGCAGTGGAGCCATGCCAGCAATCATAGCACCAAAGCTGAGCCCAGACTTTGTCAGAAAAATGTACCAAAGTCTGAATGAAACCCAAGCATCCATATTCTACGCAGTGCGTGAGTGGTGTTTCAAACTTGTGTGGGGTCACTGTCCTGAgcagttcttttattttgtctctggAGGAGCTGGCTGTGGAAAATCACATGTTATCAAGTGCATATATGAGGAGGCAACAAAGATTTTGCACCAACTCCCCAGATTCCGTGACCAAGCAGACATGTCCTACCCTGCAGTACTGCTGACTGCATTTACTGGCACTGCAGCTTTTAACATATCCGGGAAAACACTGCACTCTCTGCTAAAACTGCCAAAATCTTTAAAACCGCCGTATCAGGGACTGGGGAATGCACTGGATGAAGTGAGAGCTTCACTTTCAAATGCAGAGATTCTGGTCATTGATGAGATATCTATGGTTTCTAAAGACCTTTTTGCCTACATCCACTGGAGACTTCAGCAGATCAAAGGAAACAAGAAGCCTTTTGGTGGGATGTCTATCCTTGCAGTAGGAGActtttaccagctgccacccCTTGGAAAGGCCAAACCACTCTGTGTGTACGAGGACAATGTCCTTGATCTCTGGAAAGACTATTTCCACATGGTCAACCTGACAGAAATCATGCGACAGAAAGATGATCattcttttgctgaagttcTGAACAGGATAAGAGTGAAGCAAAAAACAGATTCTCTTGAAGCCAATGATAAAGCCTTGCTCACACAGGCTATCCATGACATAAAAGACTGTCCATCTAATGTATTACACATTTATGCTACAAACAAGGAGGTCGACAAACACAATTCAGCAACTGTAACTGCTCTTCATTCTGATATCATAAATATTCAGGCCGAAGACTACAGAAAAGACCCACGAACGGGTGAGATGGTCCTCCTGGCAGATATGATGAAAGGCAACAAAAGAGATTTACCTGATAACATACAAACTGCGCCTGGAGTGCGTGTTATGATTATTAGAAACTTGGATGTTGAAGATGGTGTTGTTAATGGGACATTTGGAACAATCACGAACATTGTGACAACCACACAGGATGGACCAAAAACTGTGAATCTCATTGGACTTACGCTGGACAATCAAAATTCTGGGCAAAAATTTCGCAGAAAAATACAAGGATCCACAGACAACCTCGTATATATTGAGAAATGTGAAGAATCTACAAGTAAAAAAGGAGTTCTTCGCAGGCAATTTCCAATGAAGTTGGCCTTTGCATGTACAGCTCACAAAGTACAAGGCATGACAATGGAGTCAGCAGTAGTATGTTTGAAGCGTGTTTTTGAGCCTGGAATGGCCTATGTTGCACTCAGCCGCACAACCTCACTTAAAGGACTGTACATCACAGACTTTGATGAAAGGAAAATCTATGCTGATCCTGCCATCACAGATGCACTCAAAAATATGAGACATGCATCATTTGAGAATGCAAGACCACTGTTGCAATTCTTAAAATCAGTTGTTCCCACAGTTCCCACGTTGACAATTATCCATCACAATGCACAAGGTCTCCCAACTCACATGGAGGACATGAGATGCCACCATGAACTCAGCCTTGCTGATGTTTTATGCATAACAGAAACTCACTTGTCTGGATCATCAGTTTCTCCCCGTTTCCAGCTGGAACAGTACAACATGGCCACACGCAACAGACACGTCTCTTACACAAACCATACAGACATGGCAAAGGTAAATGGCGGTGGAGTTGCAATGTACTACAAAACAGTTCTTATTGCAGAGTCTCGAAAATACCTGCAAAATGTGACTGACCTTGAATTTGTTGTTATCAAGGTTGAATCGCCAGTCACAGCTTTGATAGCAACTGTATACAGGCCACCAAATTACAGCCACATGAGGTTTTTACCACAAATGCAGTATCTTTTGGACTCATTGGAAATGATGAATTGCCAGCCAATTATTGTTTGTGGAGATTTCAATGAGGACCTTAtgagcacaggaaaaaaacccatccaAGAACTGTTTCAGTCAAGAGGATATGCACAACTTATTACTGCTGCAACTACCGAAAAACACACATTGATTGATCACCTTTACATATCACAGCCATACGCCTGCCTCCAATCAGGTGTTCTGAATACATATCACAGTTATCACAACCCCATTTATTGTGTAATTCACTAA
- the LOC134637166 gene encoding uncharacterized protein LOC134637166 — MPRKNKRSQAQKKRWKPFDLVDPAVPMLTGHNQDEAVNSFPSDQQTAPAGLSLETQDRPTSLCSPGTKQTAPASLSLETENRPTSLCPPGSKSSETRPPAKRVWATDDFHTASNSPPKRPFHNTNEELLTEELQSNAVQHFWCVSATHCQSDKRYTKFSRNHQCTCNALTFLAYLNEEHQFNTARLDKVLEQGDALYCRIKTNLQQERRYTQDHLTMEDLPKEVHADINVYSVKMDNIRYGYLKAADKTYQRKGWWLPLASRLSQHSQRTACTVNSSNTRSNSYIITTK; from the exons ATGccgagaaaaaataaaagatcccAGGCACAAAAGAAGCGCTGGAAACCATTTGACCTGGTCGATCCTGCTGTCCCAATGCTCACTGGCCACAACCAAGATGAGGCAGTCAATAGTTTTCCATCTGACCAG CAGACGGCACCAGCCGGGTTATCTTTGGAAACACAGGATAGACCCACCTCCTTATGTTCCCCAGGTACCAAG CAGACAGCACCAGCCAGCTTGTCCTTGGAAACGGAGAATAGACCCACCTCCTTATGTCCTCCAGGCAGCAAG AGTTCAGAAACTCGTCCACCAGCAAAACGAGTCTGGGCAACCGATGATTTCCACACGGCATCAAATTCTCCACCTAAAAGG CCTTTCCacaacacaaatgaagaacTACTGACAGAGGAGCTACAGAGCAATGCAGTTCAGCACTTCTGGTGTGTCAGTGCAACTCATTGTCAAAGTGATAAAAGGTACACAAAATTCTCCCGAAATCATCAGTGCACATGTAATGCCCTCACATTCCTGGCCTACCTTAATGAGGAACACCAGTTCAACACAGCCCGACTTGATAAGGTGCTTGAACAGGGAGATGCACTCTACTGTAGGATTAAAACAAATCTTCAGCAGGAGAGGCGTTATACACAAGATCATCTGACCATGGAGGACCTGCCCAAAGAAGTTCATGCTGACATAAATGTCTACAGTGTGAAAATGGACAACATAAGGTATGGATACCTGAAAGCAGCAGACAAAACCTATCAAAGAAAAGGGTGGTGGTTGCCTCTTGCTAGTCGCCTT AGTCAGCACTCACAACGAACAGCCTGCACAGTCAACTCAAGCAACACCAGGAGCAACAGCTACATCATCACCACGAAATGA